One genomic region from Candidatus Nitrosopumilus koreensis AR1 encodes:
- a CDS encoding phosphomannomutase — protein MKKTISGIRGIFGGDLNLKDVLEFCNNFSSLIKSQKCVIGKDTRPSGSMIKDTASAALMKNGIDVFDLGTVPTPVVFREARKYGAGIVVSSSHNPIEWNGMKFIIEGRGINEKELPQIIQKQEITKSKIGTEQEISSPYIEDAGKIIGNLENQPEIVVDIGGGAAKGFAPELLESIGCKVHKINENLEGCSRGPDPTADNLSDLVLASAKKEIGFAFDLDGDRLVVVRNGVKQTPDVTLGLGVAKSLELGYKNFVLSIDTSVSVEKFIKENGGTVQRTKVGEANVIEQMLESKAQAGGEGSSGGFILPEFNYCREGILTSGLISSMLGTEKFNEILNFMESYFQIRDKTEIDSQFHDKVIDKVHSTFANEYSEVNTLDGIKGIIDEDSWVLIRKSNTEDIIRVSAESNDKEKCKKIVKDTIELVKQSYDKIR, from the coding sequence TTGAAAAAAACAATTTCTGGAATTCGAGGTATATTCGGAGGAGATCTCAATCTAAAAGATGTGTTAGAGTTTTGTAACAACTTTTCATCGTTAATCAAATCACAAAAATGTGTAATTGGAAAAGATACAAGACCATCAGGTTCCATGATAAAAGATACAGCTAGTGCAGCATTGATGAAAAATGGAATAGATGTTTTTGATTTAGGAACTGTTCCAACACCAGTTGTTTTCAGAGAAGCAAGAAAATATGGTGCAGGAATAGTTGTATCATCATCTCACAATCCTATTGAATGGAATGGTATGAAATTCATCATTGAAGGACGAGGAATTAATGAAAAAGAACTTCCACAAATTATCCAAAAACAAGAAATCACAAAATCAAAAATTGGCACTGAGCAAGAAATTTCATCGCCATATATTGAAGATGCAGGAAAAATCATAGGAAATTTAGAAAATCAGCCCGAAATTGTAGTCGATATTGGTGGAGGTGCAGCAAAAGGATTTGCACCTGAATTGTTAGAGTCTATCGGATGCAAGGTTCACAAAATAAATGAGAACCTAGAAGGATGTTCCAGAGGTCCTGATCCTACTGCAGATAACTTGTCTGATCTTGTTTTAGCATCAGCTAAAAAAGAAATTGGGTTTGCATTTGATCTAGATGGCGATCGCCTTGTTGTAGTTAGAAATGGAGTAAAGCAAACACCAGATGTAACGCTAGGATTAGGAGTTGCAAAGTCATTAGAACTAGGATACAAGAATTTTGTTCTAAGTATTGATACAAGTGTTTCAGTTGAGAAATTTATCAAAGAAAACGGAGGAACTGTTCAAAGAACTAAAGTCGGAGAGGCAAATGTTATTGAACAAATGTTAGAAAGCAAAGCACAAGCTGGAGGAGAAGGAAGTAGCGGAGGTTTCATTTTACCTGAATTCAATTATTGCAGAGAAGGAATTCTTACCAGTGGTTTAATTTCATCTATGTTAGGAACTGAAAAGTTCAATGAGATTTTGAATTTTATGGAAAGCTATTTCCAAATCAGAGATAAGACTGAGATCGATTCACAATTTCATGACAAAGTGATTGATAAAGTACATTCAACGTTTGCTAACGAATATTCAGAAGTTAATACGTTAGATGGAATAAAAGGAATCATTGATGAAGACAGTTGGGTGTTAATTAGAAAATCAAACACTGAAGACATCATAAGAGTTTCAGCAGAATCAAATGATAAAGAAAAGTGTAAAAAAATTGTAAAAGACACGATAGAATTGGTGAAACAAAGTTATGACAAAATTAGATGA
- the thiL gene encoding thiamine-phosphate kinase produces the protein MTKLDESSIIKVFQRRLGNKNFVSEDVEVFSFGKTKIIAKTDTLVESTDIPPKMKLEDAARKSIVACVSDFAAKGIKPQYGIISVNFPSNISHTKIEDAAKGFRKACKEFKISILGGDTNAGREIVFNVCLFRISNDIVLRRGAKNKDLIFATGPFGYTAAGLSILLHKKKGKREFVKKAVKSVLRPKPRVDFGVRNKKYFSSSMDSSDGLSTTLNEMSKQSKKRFVITNSPHKKDLEDFARSQKLNQDKLVFHGGEEYEFLFTINSKYKKTILKNAKLLKTPIIEIGYVTTGKGVVLQRNNKEIPLKDHGWKHFR, from the coding sequence ATGACAAAATTAGATGAATCATCTATAATCAAAGTTTTTCAAAGAAGACTAGGAAACAAGAATTTTGTTTCTGAAGACGTGGAGGTTTTTAGTTTTGGTAAAACCAAGATTATAGCAAAAACAGACACCTTGGTAGAAAGTACTGACATTCCACCTAAAATGAAATTAGAAGACGCTGCAAGAAAAAGCATAGTAGCATGTGTAAGTGACTTTGCAGCAAAAGGAATCAAACCACAATATGGTATAATTTCAGTCAATTTTCCTTCAAACATTTCACATACAAAAATTGAAGATGCTGCTAAAGGATTTAGAAAGGCATGCAAAGAGTTTAAAATTTCCATTCTAGGTGGCGATACAAATGCAGGAAGAGAAATTGTGTTTAATGTATGCCTGTTTAGAATATCTAATGATATAGTGCTCAGAAGAGGTGCAAAGAACAAGGATCTCATTTTTGCAACAGGTCCATTTGGCTATACCGCAGCAGGATTGAGCATACTATTACACAAAAAGAAGGGAAAAAGAGAATTTGTAAAAAAAGCTGTCAAGTCAGTGCTGCGTCCAAAGCCAAGAGTAGATTTTGGGGTGAGAAATAAAAAATATTTTTCATCGTCAATGGATTCAAGTGACGGTCTATCTACTACACTAAATGAAATGTCAAAACAATCAAAAAAGAGATTTGTCATTACAAATTCTCCACACAAAAAAGATTTGGAAGATTTTGCAAGATCACAAAAGTTGAATCAAGACAAACTAGTTTTCCACGGAGGAGAAGAATACGAGTTTTTGTTTACCATTAATTCAAAATACAAAAAAACCATCCTAAAAAACGCAAAACTACTCAAGACACCAATTATTGAGATTGGTTATGTAACTACAGGCAAGGGAGTAGTCTTGCAAAGAAACAACAAAGAGATTCCTTTGAAAGATCACGGTTGGAAGCACTTTAGATAA